The Anastrepha ludens isolate Willacy chromosome 2, idAnaLude1.1, whole genome shotgun sequence genome contains a region encoding:
- the LOC128864641 gene encoding uncharacterized protein LOC128864641 translates to MNNAAYSASESDASESADNTFCIFLHLVEGIGLHRRDGIGDFTERHKDKVILTATLNGVKFEVEGHSTETVTIFNSNCIWECEISDIKRMKTDNRPVKLEIFIKSGRTDTSPRRAIGSFLLPIRGVPVIANLKNVQLKLHWHKLNVLSSEWRQNKPEIYLLLVIVKKNLIDSGQFEVFLGKKKGMLNDGLSPKVYETSLMLQSQSNVYVQLLEQVGLIQVGNNPDIDCDIFNVTLTFKQVKNLTKVLELESSYNRQTGAFVFHYDFLGSVSQLEMVVNHSDCYPINEKISLTFKTSLKSLRTYFQRIFYIPISIYINGGVVAIYRLDFSKLLPEDSFFITSNTFSKNGTFCFDRLNKPLSPRAVKPSVDYIFSMQLVTSYSKKSKNDFMPLTEAYASYKIDDKGAVDITECYRNLDYPNAMHQRHAPYDSNHISSRNFNNYEIYERNYMKMQADAAIIGRVLGENSELFAKTSEDFSKCPSTCTDGSKNFLTSCQSKSLVSGCSDKQLTQSQNGIPTDEHDTATNLNAQNMFKKSSTRSVGVNTEPLETDPEEMTVKIVQELEEWKTQQMDHFIRGLEQKEIEYLAELDKQWEQQRSILQARLEAKLSECEKLNAKLELAHAELNANALRHQETISIVQTVKQDIERIYAEKFQKLDDEMQRLKNEIQQRAAESVVRDIEQARQQTQAANANDLESEEKLEMKMRIEQLEKQLATMENTHFSAEQLHGMLADLHKQTERFADIEKTKDFYKKQWSKSTKELHKLQLDLLKQREKALEENKDENVNICLEEILEEEQEALNSDRNELKYIKNLLYDSSESASLDGVNVE, encoded by the exons ATGAACAACGCCGCATATTCGGCTTCCGAGAGTGATGCTTCCGAAAGCGCGGACAATaccttttgtatatttttgcatttggtAGAAG GAATTGGTTTACATCGTCGTGATGGCATTGGAGATTTCACTGAACGCCACAAGGATAAGGTTATTTTAACTGCAACGCTAAATGGCGTGAAATTCGAAGTCGAAGGTCACTCCACAGAGACTGTAACCATCTTCAATAGCAATTGCATCTGGGAATGTGAAATAAGCGATATCAAACG TATGAAAACTGACAATCGGCCAGTGAAGCTGGAGATATTTATCAAGAGTGGGAGAACGGATACTTCCCCTCGTCGCGCGATTGGCTCTTTCTTACTTCCCATTAGAGGTGTTCCAGTTATCgcaaacttaaaaaatgtgCAA ttAAAGCTGCATTGGCATAAACTGAATGTGCTGAGCTCAGAATGGCGTCAAAATAAAcctgaaatttatttacttttggttATCGTCAAAAAGAATCTAATTGATAGTGGgcaatttgaagttttcttGGGAAAG AAAAAAGGCATGCTAAATGACGGTCTCTCCCCAAAGGTGTATGAGACATCACTGATGCTGCAGTCACAAAGTAACGTATACGTACAGCTTCTAGAACAGGTAGGCCTCATACAAGTGGGCAACAATCCCGATATCGATTGTGATATATTCAACGTTACGTTGACATTTAAACAAGTTAAGAATCTAACGAAAGTGCTTGAATTGGAGAGTAGTTATAACCGCCAAACTGGTGCGTTTGTATTTCACTATGATTTCTTGGGAAGCGTTTCACAACTGGAAATGGTTGTGAACCATTCTGATTGCTACCCCATCAATGAAAAAATATCGCTCACTTTTAAGACGTCACTGAAGAGTTTACGTACTTATTTTCAACGAATTTTCTATATACcgataagtatatatataaatggtggTGTGGTAG CAATTTATCGCCTAGATTTCTCAAAACTCTTACCAGAAGATTCGTTTTTCATCACGAGTAATACCTTTAGCAAAAATGgcactttttgttttgatcGTCTAAATAAGCCGTTAAGTCCTCGGGCTGTAAAACCCTCAgtggattatattttttctatgcaATTGGTAACAAGCTACTCTAAAAAGTCCAAAAATGACTTTATGCCGCTGACTGAGGCTTATGCGTCTTATAAGATCGACGATAAAGGTGCGGTCGACATAACTGAGTGCTATCGAAATTTGGATTATCCCAATGCAATGCATCAAAGGCACGCTCCTTACGATTCTAACCATATAAGTAGTcgcaattttaataattatgaaatttatgAACGCAATTACATGAAAATGCAGGCTGATGCTGCTATAATTGGACGTGTTTTGGGAGAAAATAGTGAATTATTTGCTAAAACATCCGAAGATTTTTCAAAGTGCCCAAGCACGTGCACGGATGGTAGCAAGAATTTCTTAACAAGCTGCCAAAGTAAGTCGTTAGTGAGTGGCTGCTCCGATAAGCAGCTGACTCAATCACAAAATGGCATACCGACTGATGAACATGACACAGCAACGAACTTAAATGCTCAAAACATGTTCAAAAAGTCTTCAACTCGTTCAGTTGGCGTTAATACCGAACCTTTAGAGACAGATCCCGAGGAAATGACAGTGAAAATAGTACAGGAATTAGAAGAGTGGAAGACACAACAAATGGATCACTTCATTAGAGGCTTGGAGCAAAAAGAGATTGAGTATCTGGCCGAATTGGATAAACAGTGGGAGCAGCAACGCTCTATTTTGCAAGCTAGACTAGAAGCGAAGCTTTCCGAGTGTGAAAAATTGAATGCGAAATTGGAACTGGCACACGCGGAACTCAATGCAAATGCATTAAGGCATCAAGAGACTATTAGCATTGTGCAAACGGTGAAGCAGGACATCGAACGAATTTATgcggaaaaatttcaaaaattggacGACGAGATGCAACGTCTCAAGAATGAAATTCAACAGCGTGCAGCAGAAAGTGTAGTACGCGATATAGAACAAGCACGGCAACAGACCCAAGCGGCAAATGCCAATGACTTAGAGTCggaggaaaaattagaaatgaagatGCGGATTGAGCAATTGGAGAAGCAATTGGCGACTATGGAGAACACGCATTTCTCAGCAGAGCAACTTCATGGGATGTTGGCGGACTTG CACAAGCAAACGGAGCGTTTTGCAGATATAGAGAAAACTAAGGACTTTTACAAGAAACAGTGGTCGAAATCGACGAAGGAATTGCATAAGCTGCAACTAGATTTGTTGAAACAACGAGAAAAAGCTTTGGAAGAAAACAAAGATGAAAATGTCAA CATTTGTTTGGAGGAAATTCTCGAAGAGGAACAAGAAGCATTGAACAGTGATCGTAACGAATTGAAATATATCAAGAATTTACTTTATGATTCATCAGAGTCAGCGTCACTTGACGGCGTGAATGTCGAATAG
- the LOC128864651 gene encoding myogenesis-regulating glycosidase encodes MGYKSVFFAWAILALCLQPLHVTSCQNVEQRFKFPNSDVYLRLIHATKLQYQIMKGSKILQTITLENTATNNNLEQTASGSLSLNTGDTTIVFDLIASSDVVHVRVSRTVPTGAQPIDCFDLDLDNTHWYGGPEYKDHYWPVEKQTLTNFSYVTKELENMGVAERYWVNTKGDFYYVDDNTPLFVELNSLGYENKLCFSALSALPFNPRVEKVTFVYHVGVASDAKAAHMYAVKKFLNHPTEYPDERMVTHPIWSTWALYKRDINESVVREFGDAILTNGFNNSQLEIDDDWEDCYGALTYRKSKFPDMKQLTDDLKAKGFRVTLWIHPFINKDCEPIYSESLKNGYLILDHNNNPDTQWWNSGPKESAYVDFTKSEVRTWFSDRLKKLQEEGGIDSFKFDAGETSWMPDDPVLQGDLSLSPTQMTRDYLRTVGAFGPMVEVRSAQNTQDLPIFVRIVDKDSEWGWNNGLLTLITTMLQMNLNGYPFVLPDMIGGNGYDDKPPSKELFLRWLQANVFMPSLQFSYVPWNFDDETIEISKKFVQMHADFAPEIIKRFKLATETGEPVNLPLWWIDPKDKIAQSIYDQFTLGDDIIAAPVVEQGAVARDIYLPKGEWKDGNTNEVHQGPKWVMAYKAPLDTLPYFVRVQN; translated from the exons ATGGGCTacaaaagtgttttctttgCATGGGCTATTCTCGCTCTTTGCCTACAACCACTTCATGTGACATCCTGCCAAAATGTGGAGCAACGTTTTAAGTTTCCAAATAGTGATGTCTATTTACGTTTGATCCACGCAACAAAGCTTCAGTACCAGATCATGAAAG GTTCAAAAATACTTCAGACAATCACCTTGGAAAACACCGCCACTAACAATAATCTGGAACAAACGGCTAGCGGTTCATTATCACTTAATACCGGAGATACAACCATTGTATTCGACTTGATTGCCAGCAGCGACGTGGTACATGTGCGCGTCTCACGTACGGTTCCCACTGGAGCTCAGCCTATTGATTGCTTTGATTTGGATTTGGACAATACGCACTGGTACGGCGGTCCCGAATACAAAGATCACTACTGGCCAGTTGAGAAGCAAACATTGACTAATTTCTCTTATGTGACCAAAGAACTGGAAAATATGGGCGTAGCTGAACGCTATTGGGTTAATACCAAGGGCGACTTCTATTATGTCGATGATAATACGCCACTCTTTGTTGAACTGAATTCACTTGGATATGAAAACAAATTGTGCTTCAGCGCATTAAGCGCTCTTCCATTCAATCCGCGCGTTGAGAAGGTAACTTTCGTGTATCATGTTGGTGTGGCAAGTGATGCAAAGGCAGCGCATATGTATGCCGTAAAGAAGTTCCTAAATCATCCTACTGAATATCCGGACGAACGCATGGTTACGCATCCGATCTGGTCCACCTGGGCACTTTATAAGCGCGATATAAATGAGTCTGTTGTGCGCGAATTTGGCGATGCCATTTTGACGAATGGCTTCAACAATAGTCAACTGGAAATCGATGATGATTGGGAAGATTGCTATGGTGCGCTGACATATCGTAAATCCAAGTTCCCCGACATGAAGCAATTAACGGATGATTTGAAAGCAAAAGGCTTCCGCGTCACATTGTGGATACATCCCTTCATCAACAAGGACTGCGAGCCAATCTATAGCGAATCGTTGAAAAACGG CTACTTGATACTCGACCATAATAACAATCCAGACACCCAATGGTGGAACAGCGGCCCGAAAGAATCTGCTTACGTTGACTTCACCAAGTCGGAGGTGCGCACTTGGTTCAGCGATCGTTTGAAGAAGTTGCAGGAGGAGGGTGGCATTGACAGTTTCAAATTCGACGCAGGCGAAACGAGTTGGATGCCCGACGATCCAGTGCTCCAAGGTGACTTGAGCCTCTCACCCACACAAATGACACGCGACTATTTGCGTACCGTTGGTGCTTTTGGCCCTATGGTGGAAGTGCGTTCCGCACAAAATACACAGGATTTGCCTATATTTGTGCGCATTGTCGATAAGGACTCAGAGTGGGGTTGGAACAATGGCTTATTGACACTCATAacgacaatgttgcaaatgaatttGAATGGATATCCATTCGTGCTGCCCGATATGATTGGCGGCAATGGCTATGATGACAAACCACCAAGCAAAGAATTATTTTTGCGCTGGTTGCAAGCGAATGTGTTCATGCCCAGTTTGCAATTTTCCTACGTACCATGGAACTTCGATGATGAAACTAttgaaattagcaaaaaattcGTGCAAATGCATGCCGATTTTGCACCTGAAATTATCAAGCGCTTTAAATTAGCAACGGAAACGGGTGAACCTGTGAATTTGCCACTTTGGTGGATTGATCCCAAGGATAAAATTGCGCAAAGCATTTACGATC aATTCACGCTCGGTGATGACATCATTGCGGCACCCGTCGTTGAACAAGGCGCTGTTGCGCGTGACATCTATTTGCCTAAGGGGGAGTGGAAGGATGGTAATACAAACGAGGTGCACCAGGGTCCTAAATGGGTGATGGCATACAAAGCACCGCTAGATACGCTGCCTTACTTTGTACGCGTGCAGAATTAG